The proteins below come from a single Streptococcus hyointestinalis genomic window:
- a CDS encoding CoA-binding protein — MTYHFQNPDQETIKNYISSSKTIAVVGLSNRTETAAYKVAKVMQDAGYTILPVNPRLAGEQILGETVYARLQDITEPIDIVDVFRRSEFLPDVARDFVATNARIFWAQLGLESEEAETILRQHGVDDIVMNKCLKIEYQALN; from the coding sequence ATGACCTATCATTTTCAAAATCCAGACCAAGAAACCATCAAAAACTATATTTCAAGTAGCAAGACCATAGCCGTTGTGGGGCTGTCAAACCGCACAGAAACTGCTGCTTACAAGGTAGCAAAGGTCATGCAAGACGCAGGCTACACCATCCTCCCAGTCAATCCAAGACTGGCTGGTGAGCAGATACTGGGTGAGACGGTTTATGCTCGCTTGCAGGACATCACAGAGCCGATTGACATCGTGGATGTCTTTAGACGCAGTGAATTTCTGCCAGATGTGGCACGTGACTTTGTAGCGACCAATGCTCGTATCTTTTGGGCGCAGCTGGGTCTTGAAAGTGAAGAAGCAGAAACTATCCTCCGCCAGCATGGTGTCGATGACATCGTCATGAATAAATGCCTAAAAATCGAATACCAAGCTCTTAACTAA
- a CDS encoding PadR family transcriptional regulator, with protein sequence MPKERILPYVILGIVRTHQSLTGKAISQQFETEIGEFWKASHSQIYPELKRMITDKWLEQTTDPNNLKEKYYHLTPLGEETLSAWLLAPVLEAPTQKDLFSLKMFFIRSADDSRVRSLLEEEKELLDKQLAHLNKRLELLFPSQEEITQQYGHYLILSRAIARVRSQLDWIEDTLAHLA encoded by the coding sequence ATGCCAAAAGAACGCATTCTGCCCTATGTTATTTTAGGGATTGTAAGGACACACCAATCCCTCACCGGAAAGGCAATCAGTCAGCAGTTTGAAACGGAAATCGGTGAGTTTTGGAAGGCTTCGCACAGTCAGATTTACCCTGAGCTAAAGCGCATGATTACAGACAAATGGCTAGAGCAGACCACCGACCCAAACAATCTAAAAGAAAAATACTACCATCTCACCCCGCTTGGTGAGGAGACCTTGAGTGCATGGTTGCTTGCACCTGTACTTGAAGCACCAACTCAAAAAGACCTCTTTTCACTCAAGATGTTTTTCATCCGCAGCGCAGATGACAGCCGTGTCCGATCGCTCTTGGAGGAAGAAAAAGAGCTCCTAGATAAGCAGCTGGCGCACTTGAACAAGCGCCTTGAACTTCTCTTTCCAAGTCAAGAAGAAATTACGCAACAGTATGGTCACTATCTCATCCTCAGCCGAGCTATCGCTCGAGTGAGAAGCCAGCTGGACTGGATAGAGGACACCCTAGCACACTTAGCATAA
- a CDS encoding phenolic acid decarboxylase produces the protein MTKHFKTLEDFIGTHFIYTYDNGWEYEWYAKNDHTVDYRIHGGMVAGRWVKDQEANIVMLTEGIYKVAWTEPTGTDVALDFVPNEKKLNGTIFFPAWVHEHPEITVCFQNDHIDLMEASREKYATYPKLVVPEFATITYIGDAGVDNEDIISEAPYAGLPDDIRGGRYFDENYKRLRK, from the coding sequence ATGACAAAACACTTTAAAACACTAGAAGACTTTATCGGAACACACTTTATCTACACCTATGACAATGGCTGGGAATACGAGTGGTACGCTAAAAATGACCACACCGTTGACTATCGTATCCACGGTGGCATGGTGGCTGGACGCTGGGTCAAAGACCAAGAAGCTAATATCGTCATGCTGACAGAAGGCATTTACAAGGTCGCTTGGACAGAGCCGACCGGCACTGACGTGGCGCTGGATTTTGTCCCTAATGAAAAGAAACTAAACGGCACTATTTTCTTTCCAGCTTGGGTACATGAACACCCTGAAATTACCGTTTGCTTTCAAAATGACCATATCGACCTTATGGAAGCGTCTCGTGAAAAGTACGCTACCTATCCAAAGCTGGTCGTGCCAGAATTTGCCACTATCACTTATATAGGTGACGCTGGAGTAGATAACGAAGACATCATCTCTGAAGCGCCTTATGCTGGTCTGCCTGATGACATCCGAGGCGGTCGGTACTTTGACGAAAACTACAAGCGCTTGAGAAAATAA